A genomic stretch from Strongyloides ratti genome assembly S_ratti_ED321, chromosome : 1 includes:
- a CDS encoding Serine/threonine-protein kinase hippo, translated as MDENIIKQDIKLDQDTLNKDPDEVFTIVSKLGEGSYGSVHKAVHKSTGHTFAIKTVKVGNDLQEIIKEISIMKQCDSEFVVKYFGSYFKNSDLWIVMEYCGAGSISDIMRIRRKTLNENEIAVVLKDALHGLKYLHDLKKIHRDIKAGNILLNENGRAKLADFGVSGQLTDTMAKRNTVIGTPYWMAPEVIRESGYDSQADCWSIGVTAIEMAEGKPPHAEMHPMRAIFLIPTKPAPTLKNPKIWSKEFWKFTTRCLVKNPEERANASDLLEDPFITSAKDNEILLEMIKDSQNIAKLLPNANKISNISKTSSSDPTIKNDSTNSSTMIYKKTLKPNDNLDEGNNEYYEGTLIQQQIENKNSSIPALPVQYNDTFKTAMKADNNFRLIGNEGFIGTPRPIQHMDTKNSDSNSYLYKTPSLINNFHMFNLDESGAVGGIGSISTTSSEINIFNNFENDALKGYGFLKKMTTEELLQKKGNLEFEMDNELRDLQKRYQIKRQPILDAIELKKNNVS; from the coding sequence GGTCATACATTTGCCATAAAAACAGTTAAAGTTGGAAATGATTTAcaagaaattataaaagaaatatcaaTTATGAAACAATGTGATAGTGAATTtgttgtaaaatattttggtagttattttaaaaattcagaTTTATGGATTGTTATGGAATATTGTGGGGCTGGAAGTATATCTGATATAATGAGAATTAGAAgaaaaacattaaatgaaaatgaaatagCTGTTGTATTGAAGGATGCATTACATGgtttaaaatatcttcatgatttaaaaaaaattcatagaGATATAAAAGCaggaaatattttacttaatGAAAATGGTAGAGCTAAATTGGCTGATTTTGGTGTTTCTGGACAATTAACAGATACAATGGCAAAAAGAAATACTGTTATTGGTACACCATATTGGATGGCACCAGAAGTAATTCGAGAATCTGGTTATGACTCACAGGCAGATTGTTGGAGTATTGGTGTAACAGCAATTGAGATGGCTGAAGGTAAACCTCCTCATGCAGAGATGCATCCTATGAGAGCAATTTTTCTTATACCAACAAAACCTGCACCAACATTAAAAAATCCAAAAATTTGGAGTAAAGAATTTTGGAAATTTACTACACGTTGTTTAGTTAAAAATCCAGAAGAACGTGCAAATGCTAGTGACTTACTTGAAGATCCTTTTATAACTTCTGCAAAagataatgaaatattattagaaatgataaaagatTCTCAAAATATAGCAAAATTATTACCAAAtgcaaataaaatttcaaatatttcaaaaacatCATCTTCTGATccaacaataaaaaatgactCAACTAATTCATCAACaatgatttataaaaaaacattaaaaccAAATGATAATTTAGATGAAGGtaataatgaatattatgAAGGTACTCTTATACAACaacaaattgaaaataaaaattctagTATACCTGCATTACCAGTACAATATAATGACACTTTTAAAACAGCAATGAAAgctgataataattttagattAATTGGAAATGAGGGATTTATTGGAACACCTAGGCCAATTCAACATATGGATACAAAAAATAGTGATAGTAatagttatttatataaaacaccatcattaattaataattttcatatgTTTAATTTGGATGAATCTGGAGCTGTTGGTGGTATAGGAAGTATCAGTACAACATCAAgtgaaattaatatttttaataattttgaaaatgatGCTTTAAAAGGTTAtggatttttaaaaaaaatgacaacAGAAGAATTGTTACAAAAGAAAGGTAATCTTGAATTTGAAATGGATAATGAATTAAGAGATTTACAAAAAAGATATCAAATAAAACGACAACCTATTTTAGATGctattgaattaaaaaaaaataatgtatcgtag